Part of the Etheostoma spectabile isolate EspeVRDwgs_2016 chromosome 21, UIUC_Espe_1.0, whole genome shotgun sequence genome is shown below.
taataaatacTTTTGACTGTATTTTTATCTCTTGTTGTTACCCAGCTCCCAGGTCTCGGCTCACAGACTTCACTCTCTCTACAAGAATGCTTGAGGCTGCTGGAGGCCACTTTCCCTTTTGGAGAAGAATCtgaggtaaaaaacaaaaacaaacgtgTTATTTCACATGTAAGCTGAAGCCCTGTTCACACCTGCatggttatttttgaaaaacagtGATATTTCCCTTCCGTCGTACGCTTCGTTTACACGCTATAGGGGgatttgcctctgaaaacgagtctttctaaaaactccaggcagagtggagattttggaaCTGAGACAAATGGAGGTTtaggcagccgaggaagtgaggaagagaagagagaggaagtgatttgttgctgttgttgctttcgggattctgattggctaatgtGGGtttgagcttctcgttacactgccacctccaggtttggcatgctcttgacggcATATATACACAGTACCTGTAACTGAACACTTTTCTggaaactgacagctgtgcagtTATTTTTGTCCGAAAATAGCCGGCCACGTGTAAACGTAGCctcaaagtattgttttttcatTGGTGTGGAGACAACTACAGTGTTAttacaatgttgttgttttttgttttcttttaagttTCCAGCATCGGTTGTCACACCGGAAATAGTTTCCAATGAAGGAGTTGCGTCTACTTCTCAGAGCCTTCCTCTGGCACCACAGCTGCCCCCAGCAGAGCCCCAGCTAGACCTGGAGCAGCAGTGGCAAGACATCATGGCCATCATGGAGCTACAAGTAGGtctactttttaaaatatatatcccCTTTTAACTGTGTACCGAGATACCGTATTTGTTTATCCTGACACCATTAATATAAAATTGTTCAGTCCAAAACAAAACCTTCTGCATTTCAACCAATAAAAATGATTCTTCACTGATAAAAAAGTGACTGACTCAAAAGTATATTTGGAAGTATGAAAAAATTGCCTCTTTACTCTGTCAAAGTGTGAAATAatttaacagaaaaatacaGATTTTGTCTCATAAGTACTTAGCATGCTTTGAAATGTGTATATTTAACTAAATCTGTCTGTTCAAAAGGCAATGGAAGTGAATATCACTTCGCCCCACAGCAACTCCAGCAGTGACATCGAGTCAAGTGGGTCAACTGAGTCAACCACCGGGGGAAACTTTGGACTCCCTACTCACTCAACACCGGTGAACCAGGATGTCAGCCTTCACCAGGCCTCCCTCCCCAGCTGCAGCCAAGACTTCCCCCAGATTTTCAATCCCCAGTTGAACTCTACTAGCAACCCCCCAAGAACCACAATGCCCAGACTCGCTTCCAGCAACTCCAGCAACATCAACTCCACGTTTGGCGTCACTAACCTGACCGGGATCTTTCTCCCACCACACATCAATAGTTCTAGCACCAACATTACGTCCACGCCGATCCTGCCCGATCCATTCAGCAACCTGCTGGAAGAGTCCATGTTAGATGAGATCAGCTTGCTGGACCTCGCCATGGAGGAGGGCTTCAGCCAGGCCCAAGCTTCGCAGTTGGAGGATGAGCTTGACTCCGATTCTGGTCTTTCCCTGGACTCCAGCCACAGCCCAGCCTCCCCGAGCAGCTCCGAGACATCCTGCTCTTCGGCAGCGTCTTCGTCGTCAACGTCTGCCACCTTCTCCGAGGAGGGAGCCGTGGGGTACAGCACCGACTCCGAGGTCGCTACTGTGGAGACAGAGGAAGGCGCTGTCGGGGGTTATCAGCCTGGGTATAGTAAGCTCTGCCGCATGAGCTACCAGGACCCCTCCCAGTTCCACAGCCTCCCTCAGCTCGACGGCATCAGCCACAATCATACTTACAACCTGCCGCTTGCCTCCGCGTTCACTGAGCATCCGGAGCTCCCCATTTCAATTGGGAAGAAGACTGTCCGCGACAAACACAACAAGCTTCAGCCTCCTCAGGACTTGCTCGACAAGCACTCAAGCCGTGATGAACGCCGAGCCCGGGCAATGAAAATCCCCTTCTCCAACGAGAAGATCATCAACCTGCCCGTGGAAGAGTTCAACGAGCTTCTAGCCAAGCACCACCTGAGCGAAGGCCAGCTAGCCCTCATCCGCGACATCCGCAGGCGTGGCAAGAACAAGATGGCGGCCCAGAACTGCCGCAAGCGCAAGCTGGACACCATCATAAACCTGGAGCAAGGCGTCCAGGACCTGAGGCGCGACAAGTCCCGCCTACTGAAGGAGAAGATGGAGTTCATTCGTTCCATCCGGCAGATGAAGCAGAAGATGCAAAGTCTGTACCAAGAGGTGTTCACTCAGCTACGGGACGAGGAGGGCCGGCCCTACCCCCCCAGTGAGTACTCGCTCCAGTACAGCGCTGACGGCAGCGTGCTGATCATGCCCCGCGGCGTGACAACTGCTGAGCAGAACCGTAAGCccgagaaaaaacaaaaagataaaaagaagtGAGGGGTGGGCGAACTGCTGTTTATTCTATAACTTTGCTAAATCAATAAGAGAGATTTCTGCAGATGCAAGAGAGATGTCCTTTTTTCCTTTAAGAAGATTCTGGTGAGTAGAAAACGATATTGTTGACTACTCTTCCTGCGTTAGTTTCTCCCTTTTCATTCTGttcctacattttttttccctggaAACAACTTTGACGAAGAAGTAGCCCTTCGTTTGAGTACtgatatttctttatttagacGGGGGAAACGATAAGCAAGGAGACGGGGGATGTAAAAGGACATTTTATGAGCTACTAGAAAAAAAATTAGCTGCTCTTGATTTGCACCAAACCACTGAGGATGGAGAAGATGTGTAGGGTGTAACAAGGGACTGGTATGGAGACAAGCGGAAGTAAAAGAACACTGTCAACAAGAATGGTTGGAATACCTATGCATCGAAGGTTTTAAAAAGGACAGATAACATCCCTTCCTGGAGACTTTTAGTGATTTTTGTCACTGAGGCTTTTAAGTTGCAAATCTTCAGGCAAAGAACAGCATCTATGGTTGTGAGAGTTAAGATACCAAAGGCTAAAGGAAAGTCCATCTTTTTAGGATGCAATTAACACCCATACTAACCAAAGGTTGCATGGTGTACATCACTTGATGCTCAAACACTGCACTCCAATTCTGCCGGTTTGTGTATCGCAAATTCCAGTTTTTGAGTCAGATTGTTGGCGGCATCTCAAGTTCAGAAGGCCCTGACGAGATTGGGTTTGTATGTGTGGAAGGAGGATGTTGAGATAAGAAAAGAGTCAGAAGCTGAGTGTTCCCGGGCTGGCCACTTCTAAAAGAGGCCTGGAGTTGAAGTCCTGCAAGAGGAGCACATGGATGTTTTAGGGAGGAGATGCACTGCATTGCAAAATGTATAAACTTCCTTATAAATTATACATAGCACTGTAATTTGTCTTTAAAAAGGCTTGGCTATATGCATTCTGCTGTGTGTCGCTATTCCTTCGCTGCTGGTTTAAATACAGGAGTTGCGTTTAGGAAAGCTCTTATTAACTGTTCATAATCTGTAGTATAAGCAAGGTTATAGGTCTAGCTACATCAGCTTTTTGTAAGTCTACACTCTTTTGGTTGATTTTAAAACGTCACGCAGAGCCTGTAATCATAAGAGGAATTGAAGCTACTGTAACGGGCCCAGAGCTCCACGAGTACTGTTTGATTTCCACCAACTCCAGGATGTCACAGATAAGAGTCATGGATCATTTTTCGGTTTCTTTTGGACGCCTTGTTTTAAGCAATAACTTAAAACAGGCTCAGTTGTCGCTATGGTTAAGCGATATCCCTTTCCATTAACTTATTTGCCAACTTTACCCAACTGAAAGCCACTTGAGGCAATTTGTAACTGCTGTAAAGCTGAGGTCTTGGCTTAAATATTGAGTCTGagtgtttaatttgtttgtgttaaagtGAGCCAAAGTGTTACATGACATAAGTTATTTGAAAGTGTGAAATGACAGTGTGTTGCGGCCACTTTGATTTGCCTTTATTTCACTCATTAtctctttaaatgttttgagaACTGAAGGAAATCGTCCTCAAAGTGCTATTACTTGTTTGAATGAAGTTCTGTCAGTACGTGTAAAATCGccctcttttaaaaagaaaaaataggtaATTGTTGCAGCTGAGATAGCGCTTAGGCTAGAGTATTTACAAGAGGCTGAACAGAACTCGCAATATTAAGATGATgtccaaaaaaaatgttgaaagcaGATTTGTCCTCATTAAATGTGATATTCAGGCATGAAACTGGTTAACATTCACTTCAGTGTAACACCAACAATTTAGTACTGCTACTACTTAGtgcacttttttttgtctgtcttgttatgtaaatatttttatgtttgtgttgtcaTGATTGTCTGTCAAATGTCTCCATAACGGCCTCACCCTCTGCTTTCAGTTTGGATGTAGTTTCCTCTGTTTTGAGGTATTTGCCGGCAATCaagaattgtttttattgattaataaagtgtttttattttcaccaGTGACTCTTGTGTTCTAGTTGTCATGAATTGGATATTGTTACACTACTGTACATTAGGGGCTCCAAAAAGCAGCTTTCTCAATTTATCTAGACAGATTTTGATGGGCTCCAggttttacatttcacaaaattaAACTCAGAAAACCTGCTTTTTGGAAGGAGCCTCATGACCGCAAACAACCAAATCTGGGTTAAGATTAGTCGATCGATCAAGTACTCAATCGACAGAAAATTAATCACAAAGTATTTGATAATCAATCGTTTATCAAGTAAGAAAAACCAGACACTCTTGGCAATTGTGAtggtcattttcttttcatgttttacAAATCAAGCCATTAATcaattaatggaaaaaaaaaaggtttgttgcagccctaatctTGTTATTAAAAGTGACACCAGTTGAAACGGAGTAACAAAAAGTGGTTTATTCTCCAAAAACGCACAAGCAAGAGACGAGAATGAAAAACACTACAAAGAGTACCAAGGATCAAATTAACCACTGAAGAAGGTTCGTAACCGTACACTAGACAAATCTGAAGGAAACGGGTACCATGGACACAGTTTTGCCCTCAAAAGCTCCAACAAACCaagtaaaaactttttttatttttttttttaaaggcacaaatgaaataaaaaccaccTCACTGATACAATCTCACAGCAAGATGACCGAGCACTGGACCAAATGTGGGAAAATGATACTGAAGCGGCCGATTCGACACCAAAAAttaacaatgctttttttttttttatttcatttttcaagcaaaccTGAAGCATATATACAGTTTGACTATCCAGATAAAAGTAGAATCAAATGAGTGATACTGTACCATAAGACAAATGAGTCCAATGGTGgtctttgccccccccccgatCGCCCCAAAATACCTCTGGaaagtactgtacatgtacaatgAAGTTAAACTAcagtttctttcctttctttcctcctACCCCTGCGCCCTGTGTTAGtttttctcatcttttttcTCGTCTTCAGTGGGATACGAGTGCCAAGTAAGTCTCTCCTCATAGAAAGAGATGACCACCTGCGGACACTTCACGTTGGCCTCCTTCGCCGGCACCAGGTCGGCTTCATCAGAGTTTTTCCTGCAAACGCAGAGACAAATTCAACTGACTGTCATTTGACATTCACACACAGGTGACTTCAgttattctggctgattagacccaAGTTGAAGTTATGAGGACACATTCTTTCTACCAATGAGAATGATAAAGCTGTCATCTGTCCCACCCTAACAGGTGCAACACCACTAACAAGGGACTCAGGAAGAAGTCTagccacacccacacagtcctgggagGAGGTCCAATCAGCCActttaactgaaaacacctgtgtgggtgttcaggcTGTTAGGGTGCTGTACGAACCATTTCATGAGGAACATGAGCTCGCCTGTGGAGTCTGTGGCACCGATAATCCTTTCTGGATCCAGCCCTCGAGCAAAGCCCCTTAGCTTCTCTGTCTGAGgatcaaacaacaaaacaactttGATTGAGCCCAAAACTAAATTTCAGCATAAATACCAGCTAATTACAGTATTTCTAGGTTCCTATctgaattgaaaaacaaatccaTCTATGAATagaatgtaacaaaaacatggGGGTTGGGGAAActgctgtaaaaacagaaaaaacgcTTGGGTAAAATTAAATTGAGTCAATTAACATGGCTGCATGCATGCGGAGCAAATGTTTAAAGAGttcatgtatatgtgtgttgttttttttctcccctttaCATATCTGCAGGGCAGAAACTGACTTATCAGTGTTATTCTATCAATACAATGTCTGATAAATAGTGAAAATTGCCTGTTGTACACAGTCAAAGTTGACATCTTCAATTGTCTTGCTTTGTCTGACCAACCAAAATCCAAAACATATTAAGCTTACTATCACGtgtgacagaaaaaaagcatcaaatccCCGCGTTTAAAAAGCTGGAACCAGCTTGGCCATGACACAAAGCCTCTGAACCCCCACACgggtgttttcagttattctggTTCGTTAGACCTCTGCTGTGGTGGGCTGCAGCGTTTGATGGTCACAAATCTTTTCtaccaataagaatgataaaaGGTGTCATTTTTATCCTGACCTAACAGGAGCAACAACGCTAACAGGAGATTCATGAAGGTGTCAATCATTTAGTCTAAACACACCCCCCCAAACCTGGGATCTGGTCCAATCAGCCAGCTGGACTGAAACACCTGCTGTTCAGGGCCTTTAACTTATCGAAACATTTGATAATTAGTTTTCTGTCGATCAGCTCAGGCATTAATCCTTTTCAGGTCTACATATTTGTAGAATACTTTAAGGTTGTCGACACATTGTCTACTGTCGacaatatgaaaataataagaGCGTCACATCTTTTTTGCAATGCACTGTGAGTGGTCTGCGGACCAAGCTGACTCTGTACAAGTCTGCAGAATGTCCACTTGATGACTTGTGGCTCTAGACAAGCCAAGGCGCTCGCAGACTTCCTGGGAACGAGTCTGCAAGCGCGGTGAAGTCCAACCGTTTGAGATTCGGCCCGAGAGTTGCTGGTTTAGCAGGTGTGGGACTACACAGAGGTTATCCTgcatgttgggggggggggtgagactCACCAGAGGCCCCCCGATATTATCACCACGCTTATTTTACAATACcgtattattgcaattttaaacatgttgggATATTCTGCAATACATTGCAACGTCAATTCAGTTTTATCTCAAAAGATGAatttatttgtctttctgtTCATCTCCTTtaaaatttgtttattaatttaatcacatcaaattaaaataaaaaagtagccAAAGTAAAATTGTCATGTGCAATTCATATaatcaaaaaatgtgtattgatacagtattgccacgaaAAACGTTTCCCCGCCCCtagaagaggaagcatggagcTGGTTGATTGATACCAAAGTAAGACGCTGCTAACGTGGGCACCTGAAGTCCCGTAGGGTTAGAAAACCAGCACCCTGCTTTATCAGGAGCCTGGGATGCGGTTTTCCATGAGTTCCTTACCTTGATGTGGTTTCAGGTTTGCCTAAACTACGATAAACACCTGCCGCCTGCAACTCTTCATCTAACCAACTCACTGTGGCGGGTTGGGTGTCACCGTTCTGTCTTCACCCCCAAAACATTACCGTGATCTCACGCTCTGTGGATCAAaagactttattttgtttttcaatcagCAGCAGACGATGGGCTGGCAACACCagagcaaagcaaagaaaacagctCATCGTGCCAGTTGCAAGTTTTTTATTAGACATattacattttagacattttacacATATATTACTGATGGGACAATGTAATCTTATTCACAGTGGTGTCAAATATAGGACTactttgtcttgtttgtcttAACAGACACAGAGTGACTCATTGTGTAAAACACACGCGCATGTTAGTGGTCAGCTGGCTGTGGGCTGTAGTCTTTGTGGTGTGTTCAATTGCAACTTTTAACAGAAGATTTGACATGAAGAATAAGTCTGTCGTTGCTACTTCTTTGAGGTTGGCTTGATGTGTCAGGGCCCCTTAATACAATAGATCTTGCAACTATGCATAATAACCCCAGTACCATTTATGATAGATAGATCACGTATGGCTTTAAACAAGAACAAAGGATTGGCACTTACAtcgtcttttttcttcttcgttTTACTCTCGTCTCCTTCTGCGTCCCCGGCCGCCTTCCTCTTACCCTCGTGTGCTGATTTCTGGGACTGCAGGAACTCTGCAATCAAATCTGGACAGTCCAGGTTGTCTTCTGGCTCCCACGTGTTGTCTTCCCTGCAGACACAAGTACATAAAGGACAGTATAAGTACCGTATAAATGGGATAACGACAGGAAAAGAAAGTAGACAATGCAATATGTTTATTAGGTATGGAACAATGTAGCGTGCATCTATAAAAATCTATATAAAAGTGTAAAGATTACAACCGGTTgagataaatgaataaaatgaatcATGATGCAACGTCCTGGGGCGTAAACTACTTCAGATTTCACTTGACTTCAGCAGTCACAACGTCttcttagtttatttatttgaagatatgttttgttttttagttattttgatgtaggatttgtttcaaaattatataattgttaatgtttttaatttcatttttgttatttaacataaaatacaatttcagctGCACTTTAATAAGAAGACACTTCTGTTGTTTTGCACAGTTTACAGAAATAAAGGAATATTTTTCAGTCGTTTTTCTGCCGCTCATTCTGTTGAAAGTAATGGTGAGAAACTCGTATCGCCCACTTAAAACCGGGAATTGAATCGCGGGTGTAACTTACATCCCTAACGTTTACTCCCACCAAAAACACTCACTCAGAGAAGCCTTTCCACTTGAGAAGATAATCTACTCTCCCTTTCACCACCCGCCGATTCAGGACCTTTTCCACCACatattcttcctcttcctcctcttcctcttccacatCATCTGGCTTCTTGTCCTTCTTCTCGACTGTAGTCATTTTGCTCTCTGATGGGTTAGAAAACAGGAGTAGTGAGCAGATAGTTCCTGATCCTAAAGAAACGCCCTCTTAACAGCTGCTGAGGCTTGAAAACTCTTAAAGCCTGCAGGTGTTAAAATTAAGAATTCAAGATGTCCCGCTGTGATTGGGACACGTTCAAATGGGTAACATACATTTAGAGTGCCactttgtcaacatgaatgACTTAAATCATCCCTTGACTCCTGACACACCTTACCGCACGAAAACAAAGTGATACAGAGACATTTATGTTGGAAAATAATGATGTATTAAACCTTCTGTAACAGCAGGGACATCGCTAGGGGGTTCTGTAGTCAGGCTCATACTCATCAGGTAGACCTGGGGACCAGCAGGTTACTGGTCAACATCAAGATTGTTGCGTAATGGAGGCAAACGGGAATCAATGTGATAGAGAGGAGAAAACAACAGTGGAGAACGGGATTTATTGAGAAGATACAAGGGTAACAATGTGAGGCAATGTAGATTACCAGCAATCACTATATCGTCGGTGTCGAGCGGAAACCTTGTATGtccaaaactgttgttttttcaggAAATAAAAACGTCAGACGTAAAAGGAGACCAATAGCTTtgatttatgaaaaaataaattaaaatgacaaaatatggaGGTAAAAGGTTTCTGCCCGACAGCTACGGTGTCTTTCGctttgtgatattttttaaaaccaattgtttatgttgattttttttttctcccagtaattgatttaaatttaaagaagGCTGCCTAATCTGCATTGCCTAAAGTTACCGGTTACCTTATGACAGGGTGCAAACTCATTGTATCTCTAAGCAGTGGTGGAGAAAGTATTCAGATCGttttcttaagtaaaagtactaatacaacACTGTCAAATGTAACTGCAATGGAAATGTTACTTCTGTAAAATGATCTAAGTATAGTCAGGAAAATGTAGCAAAAGGTTTACTGTGACTGTATCTGTATAATGCATAtacattgtgtgtatattgtactgtatattgactGTATATTGTATCATTAGATTATTATCACTCAGTAATAAGTAcatcaaatttgtacttaaataCTTGAGTAAACGCACTTAGCTACATGCCACCACAGTATCTTAGGTGGTAGTGTTGCAAGTGAATAAAACATGCCCTGACCCAATGTGTTACTGATCACCTGTAACGAGTAATTACGAGGACCTCGTTACTTTCATAACACGGCGGTAAACAGCGGAGCCGCGCGTGCACGGCGGCGGCAGCAGCATCAACACCTGGCGGCTGCGCTAGCAGCCTGCACGGTTGTTGTAGAAATACAGAGCCCATGATTGAACAAACCGTGCGTTACCTACTTTAAATTAGCATTGTCGCGgttaatatacacacacacacaatgtattgGAAGTGGGGGCGGTGTTGTTGCCATCGTAGCAAGAATAACGATTACAGAAGAAAACCAGCGCACGACAAAGCCTCGGAGGAGCCGACAGTTTGGTGTCTCCTCCATGTTGCTCTCGCGTTAATAATAGCGATGTCTGTCGATCATAACGGTTATTAAAGCATAAAGACAAGCGTGTCTCCTAATTAGACAGCGCTGGT
Proteins encoded:
- the cbx1b gene encoding chromobox protein homolog 1b isoform X1 encodes the protein MSMSLTTEPPSDVPAVTEESKMTTVEKKDKKPDDVEEEEEEEEEYVVEKVLNRRVVKGRVDYLLKWKGFSEEDNTWEPEDNLDCPDLIAEFLQSQKSAHEGKRKAAGDAEGDESKTKKKKDDTEKLRGFARGLDPERIIGATDSTGELMFLMKWKNSDEADLVPAKEANVKCPQVVISFYEERLTWHSYPTEDEKKDEKN
- the nfe2l1b gene encoding endoplasmic reticulum membrane sensor NFE2L1b, with amino-acid sequence MLYLKKYFTEGLIQFTILLSLIGVRVDVDTYLNNQLPPLREIILGPSSAYTQTQFHNLRNTLDGNGIHPKSVDLDQFFTTRRLLNQVRQLDRIFVPSTELNTWLVHRDSETVVSTSSQSSPSITLDNGGGLEDANNLDATPAMRGGSGTPESTYNLNEADSSLGAVAPEGNQEPSSRDGNDDLTKEDIDLIDILWRQDIDLGAGREVFNYSNRQKESEEQKPHPQENKDGNEEQERWRNGVNLQGAQPVDGETGESIPEQLPGLGSQTSLSLQECLRLLEATFPFGEESEFPASVVTPEIVSNEGVASTSQSLPLAPQLPPAEPQLDLEQQWQDIMAIMELQAMEVNITSPHSNSSSDIESSGSTESTTGGNFGLPTHSTPVNQDVSLHQASLPSCSQDFPQIFNPQLNSTSNPPRTTMPRLASSNSSNINSTFGVTNLTGIFLPPHINSSSTNITSTPILPDPFSNLLEESMLDEISLLDLAMEEGFSQAQASQLEDELDSDSGLSLDSSHSPASPSSSETSCSSAASSSSTSATFSEEGAVGYSTDSEVATVETEEGAVGGYQPGYSKLCRMSYQDPSQFHSLPQLDGISHNHTYNLPLASAFTEHPELPISIGKKTVRDKHNKLQPPQDLLDKHSSRDERRARAMKIPFSNEKIINLPVEEFNELLAKHHLSEGQLALIRDIRRRGKNKMAAQNCRKRKLDTIINLEQGVQDLRRDKSRLLKEKMEFIRSIRQMKQKMQSLYQEVFTQLRDEEGRPYPPSEYSLQYSADGSVLIMPRGVTTAEQNRKPEKKQKDKKK
- the cbx1b gene encoding chromobox protein homolog 1b isoform X2; this encodes MTTVEKKDKKPDDVEEEEEEEEEYVVEKVLNRRVVKGRVDYLLKWKGFSEEDNTWEPEDNLDCPDLIAEFLQSQKSAHEGKRKAAGDAEGDESKTKKKKDDTEKLRGFARGLDPERIIGATDSTGELMFLMKWKNSDEADLVPAKEANVKCPQVVISFYEERLTWHSYPTEDEKKDEKN